In a single window of the Pandoraea pulmonicola genome:
- a CDS encoding efflux transporter outer membrane subunit → MVHHARGERPKTPSRRGGLPAIFIVCLLSACSVGPTYHAPQPSTALQGGFVTTSAAPTSVNNPPDDWWRLYRDPVLDALVMQALTENRDLAVAAAHIRRARAAFGEQEARRLPQTSASFGPRYGKPGPDQIVAASRGTDSPSTRWGWAPSFSLSWEVDLWGRVDHLVTAAAADADAVAAERDAMRVSIAAQTVAAYLQVCGLADQARVTRRTLDIATRIADLTRRQQADGLVSDLEVTRAQAFVEDTRASLPALEGDRQAALYELAVLTGRAPAGLPHKAAQCAAVPALAQPFPVGDGAHLLQRRPDLRAFERRLAAATARVGVATADLYPRITLGGSVDWLSSSSRLSSLGDRYAVSWGVGPLIQWQFPNLGAERARLRAAHAEDDAALASFEGRLLVAVKETEQALAHYGADWSRGRALEASRAHHRRALTLAERSYQAGAADFLDLLDAQRSLAQADAALARSALQIGIDQVTVFKALGGGWQVADAPPDVLPDVLHEPSATRNESQPHKTAAR, encoded by the coding sequence ATGGTTCATCACGCACGCGGGGAGCGCCCGAAAACACCGTCGCGCCGGGGAGGTCTCCCGGCCATCTTCATCGTTTGTCTGCTGAGCGCGTGCAGCGTCGGTCCGACGTATCACGCACCGCAGCCTTCGACGGCGTTGCAAGGCGGATTCGTCACCACGAGCGCTGCGCCGACGAGCGTCAACAACCCGCCGGACGATTGGTGGCGGCTCTATCGCGACCCGGTGCTCGACGCCCTGGTGATGCAAGCTCTGACCGAGAATCGGGACCTCGCGGTCGCGGCGGCGCACATCCGTCGGGCGCGTGCCGCGTTCGGCGAGCAGGAAGCGCGACGGCTGCCGCAGACTTCCGCATCGTTTGGACCGCGCTACGGCAAACCGGGGCCGGACCAGATCGTCGCGGCGAGCCGGGGCACCGACAGTCCATCGACTCGCTGGGGCTGGGCGCCGTCGTTCTCGCTCTCCTGGGAGGTGGATCTGTGGGGACGCGTCGATCATCTCGTGACAGCGGCCGCCGCCGATGCCGACGCCGTGGCCGCCGAGCGCGATGCGATGCGCGTGAGCATTGCCGCGCAGACTGTCGCGGCCTACTTGCAGGTCTGCGGCCTTGCCGATCAAGCGCGCGTGACGCGGCGTACGCTCGATATCGCCACGCGCATTGCCGATCTCACCCGCCGGCAACAGGCGGATGGCCTTGTCTCCGATCTCGAAGTCACTCGTGCGCAGGCGTTCGTCGAGGACACGCGCGCCAGCCTGCCCGCGCTCGAAGGCGATCGTCAGGCGGCGCTCTATGAACTCGCCGTGCTGACTGGACGCGCCCCTGCCGGTCTCCCGCACAAGGCGGCGCAGTGCGCGGCGGTACCGGCGTTGGCGCAACCCTTCCCGGTGGGCGACGGCGCGCACTTGCTGCAGCGGCGCCCGGACTTGCGCGCGTTCGAGCGGCGCCTCGCCGCTGCAACCGCCCGCGTGGGTGTCGCGACGGCCGACCTGTATCCGCGCATCACGCTGGGCGGGTCCGTCGACTGGCTGTCGAGCAGCAGTCGCCTGTCCTCGCTTGGCGATCGTTACGCGGTGAGTTGGGGCGTCGGGCCGTTGATCCAGTGGCAATTCCCGAATCTGGGCGCGGAACGCGCGCGGCTGCGTGCGGCGCACGCCGAAGACGACGCCGCACTGGCCAGCTTCGAAGGTCGCTTGCTCGTCGCCGTGAAGGAAACCGAGCAAGCGCTGGCGCACTATGGGGCAGACTGGTCGCGGGGGCGTGCGCTCGAAGCCTCTCGCGCCCATCATCGGCGCGCGCTGACGTTGGCCGAGCGCAGCTACCAGGCCGGCGCCGCCGATTTTCTCGATCTGCTCGATGCGCAGCGTTCGCTCGCTCAGGCGGACGCCGCGCTGGCCAGGAGCGCCCTGCAGATCGGCATCGATCAGGTCACGGTGTTCAAGGCGCTCGGTGGCGGATGGCAGGTCGCCGATGCACCGCCGGACGTGTTGCCGGACGTGTTGCACGAGCCGTCTGCCACGCGCAACGAATCCCAACCCCACAAGACAGCCGCCCGCTAG
- a CDS encoding AraC family transcriptional regulator, translated as MDSFINALHTGEATAQVAVVATDSPSHTTYPTHAHRHGQLIHAIAGVMIVRTAAGSWVVPTGRAVWVPGDTEHAIEMAVDVAMRTVFVAPGTRATLPQRCRVINVSPLLRELILTADEAGHRQSRPDDVNRDGRVLALILDEIERAPALSLHVPMPRHPALAGLCTSLLRDPSMSSTLAEWSTRVHMNERTFARTFKKETGMTHGAWCRHARVLLSLPKLAAGTSILALALELGYDSPSAFAAMFRKTLGVAPSEYFRTR; from the coding sequence ATGGACAGTTTCATCAACGCCTTGCATACCGGTGAGGCGACCGCCCAGGTCGCCGTGGTCGCCACCGACTCTCCATCGCACACCACGTATCCGACACACGCGCATCGTCACGGACAGTTGATTCATGCGATCGCCGGCGTGATGATCGTGCGCACTGCCGCGGGCAGTTGGGTCGTGCCGACCGGTCGCGCCGTGTGGGTGCCGGGGGACACCGAGCACGCCATCGAAATGGCCGTCGACGTCGCCATGCGCACGGTTTTCGTGGCGCCGGGCACGCGCGCCACGCTACCGCAGCGCTGCCGGGTCATCAATGTGAGCCCGCTGCTGCGCGAGCTGATTCTGACAGCGGACGAGGCGGGCCACCGGCAGTCTCGGCCCGACGACGTCAATCGCGATGGCCGCGTGCTCGCCCTGATTCTCGACGAAATCGAGCGGGCGCCGGCGCTGTCCCTGCATGTGCCGATGCCGCGTCACCCCGCGCTTGCAGGCCTGTGCACATCGCTGCTGCGGGATCCGTCCATGTCTTCCACGCTGGCCGAATGGTCGACGCGCGTCCACATGAACGAGCGCACGTTTGCGCGCACCTTCAAGAAGGAAACCGGCATGACGCATGGCGCCTGGTGTCGCCATGCCCGCGTGTTGCTCAGTTTGCCGAAGCTGGCGGCGGGAACGTCCATCCTGGCGCTCGCGCTGGAGCTCGGCTACGACAGTCCGAGCGCCTTCGCCGCCATGTTCCGCAAGACGCTGGGCGTGGCGCCGAGCGAGTACTTTCGCACACGCTGA